Proteins found in one Neomonachus schauinslandi unplaced genomic scaffold, ASM220157v2 HiC_scaffold_1756, whole genome shotgun sequence genomic segment:
- the LOC110579450 gene encoding meteorin-like protein has translation MYPTGALIVNVRPNTFPPSRHLTLCIKPLRDSSGANIYLERTGELKLLVRDGDRGPGQVRCFGFEHGGLFVEAAPQQDISRRTTGFQYELTSQHAGSDLHALS, from the coding sequence ATGTACCCGACCGGGGCTCTCATTGTCAACGTGCGGCCCAACACCTTCCCGCCCTCTCGACACCTGACTCTGTGCATCAAGCCCCTCAGGGACTCCTCAGGGGCcaatatttatttggaaagaacTGGAGAACTGAAGCTGCTGGTACGGGACGGGGACCGTGGGCCCGGCCAGGTGCGCTGCTTTGGCTTTGAGCACGGCGGCCTTTTCGTGGAGGCTGCGCCCCAGCAGGACATCAGCAGGAGGACCACGGGCTTCCAGTACGAGCTGACCAGCCAGCACGCGGGGTCAGACCTGCATGCTCTGTCAG